Proteins encoded in a region of the Prunus persica cultivar Lovell chromosome G4, Prunus_persica_NCBIv2, whole genome shotgun sequence genome:
- the LOC18780621 gene encoding glycine-rich cell wall structural protein 2, with product MIPISCLFLSTLLLSASLVISARPESSFSAELKHSNDKPTNQNNKNNNKGGGSGGSGGNGGNDGSGGMGGFFGPGFDIPGFGKGFGSGVGGGYGGGYGGPNGGYSRGGTVRTSLVCKEKGPCYKKKLTCPAKCFTSYSRSGKGYGGGGGGGGCTIDCKKKCSAYC from the coding sequence ATGATCCCAATATCATGTCTTTTCTTATCCACTCTGCTCCTCTCTGCTTCACTTGTTATCTCAGCCCGACCCGAATCCAGTTTCTCAGCTGAACTCAAGCACTCAAATGACAAACCCACCAACcagaacaacaaaaacaacaacaaaggtggtggtagtggtggtagtggtggtaaTGGCGGTAATGATGGTAGTGGTGGCATGGGCGGGTTCTTTGGACCCGGCTTCGACATACCCGGGTTTGGAAAGGGTTTTGGCAGCGGTGTGGGTGGCGGATATGGAGGCGGGTATGGGGGTCCGAATGGAGGGTACTCCAGGGGTGGTACTGTGAGGACTTCTCTGGTGTGTAAAGAAAAGGGTCCATGCTACAAGAAGAAGTTGACTTGCCCTGCTAAGTGCTTCACCTCCTACAGCCGATCAGGAAAGGGATACGGTGGCGGCGGCGGTGGCGGTGGGTGCACCATTGATTGCAAGAAGAAGTGTAGTGCTTATTGCTAG
- the LOC18779129 gene encoding PAP-specific phosphatase HAL2-like isoform X2: MYDKMLNRTHKTHLRICKDWSVQATVSCILSESFGSSNVSIVAEEDIQNLSKAKAGGVLETVVKTVNECLAEAPRYGLKGPKMALGTTEVLEAINRCNSIGGPAGRFWALDPVDGTLGFVRGDQYAIALALIEDGEVVLGVLGCPNYPMRKEWLNYHHRYHRIISKLTPSTSESWDKGCVIYARRGSGEAWMQPLLHVNKNLVWPNSARPVRVSSIDNPSLATFCEPVEKANSSHSFTAGLAHSVGLRKQPLRVYSMVKYAAIARGDAEIFMKFARAGYKEKIWDHAAGVVIIQEAGGVVTDAGGCPLDFSKGIYLEGLDRGVIASAGANLHDKIIRAVDASWDSSAL, from the exons ATGTATGATAAAATGCTGAACCGAACGCACAAAACTCATCTCAGAATCTGCAAAG ATTGGAGTGTCCAAGCAACTGTGAGCTGCATCCTGTCAGAGTCTTTTGGGAGCAGTAATGTGTCCATTGTTGCTGAAGAAGATATTCAAAATCTTTCCAAGGCTAAGGCAGGTGGAGTATTAGAAACTGTGGTGAAAACAGTAAATGAATGCCTAGCTGAAGCGCCTCGCTATGGACTTAAAGGTCCGAAAATGGCTCTTGGGACAACAGAGGTTCTTGAAGCCATCAATCGATGCAACTCCATTGGAGGGCCTGCTGGGAGATTTTGGGCACTCGACCCTGTTGATGGCACATTGGGTTTTGTGCGAGGTGATCAATATGCTATAGCTCTGGCATTAATAGAGGATGGAGAAGTAGTGCTTGGAGTTCTTGGCTGTCCTAATTACCCAATGAGGAAGGAATGGCTCAACTATCATCACCGGTATCATAGAATTATATCTAAGTTGACCCCATCAACATCAGAATCATGGGACAAGGGTTGTGTGATTTATGCTAGAAGAGGTAGTGGGGAGGCTTGGATGCAACCACTGCTCCATGTAAATAAGAACTTAGTGTGGCCAAACTCTGCAAGACCTGTCCGAGTGTCCTCCATTGATAATCCATCATTGGCAACCTTCTGTGAACCGGTTGAGAAGGCAAATTCAAGTCATTCCTTCACAGCAGGGCTAGCTCACAGTGTCGGGCTCAG GAAGCAGCCATTGCGAGTATACAGCATGGTGAAGTACGCGGCTATAGCTCGTGGGGATGCCGAGATTTTTATGAAGTTTGCAAGGGCTGGCTACAAGGAGAAGATTTGGGATCATGCAGCTGGTGTAGTTATCATACAAGAGGCTGGTGGTGTAGTTACAGATGCTGGAGGGTGTCCACTGGACTTTTCAAAGGGCATATACTTAGAAGGTCTTGATCGAGGTGTAATTGCTAGCGCTGGAGCCAACCTACATGACAAGATCATCAGGGCTGTTGATGCTAGCTGGGACTCATCTGCTCTGTAA
- the LOC18779129 gene encoding PAP-specific phosphatase HAL2-like isoform X1 — translation MPLHSSSMAIKVSHNLGLGKWNDKHNNFIPNHVGSFFIFLRGNKTHHNAMSRGHIGCCLSSFNQTQSFPVMEDQKKLSFSSPEPVNYSQELDVAVRTVQLACSLCQRVQNSLISKTSDGVQSKDDNSPVTVADWSVQATVSCILSESFGSSNVSIVAEEDIQNLSKAKAGGVLETVVKTVNECLAEAPRYGLKGPKMALGTTEVLEAINRCNSIGGPAGRFWALDPVDGTLGFVRGDQYAIALALIEDGEVVLGVLGCPNYPMRKEWLNYHHRYHRIISKLTPSTSESWDKGCVIYARRGSGEAWMQPLLHVNKNLVWPNSARPVRVSSIDNPSLATFCEPVEKANSSHSFTAGLAHSVGLRKQPLRVYSMVKYAAIARGDAEIFMKFARAGYKEKIWDHAAGVVIIQEAGGVVTDAGGCPLDFSKGIYLEGLDRGVIASAGANLHDKIIRAVDASWDSSAL, via the exons ATGCCTTTACATTCTTCGAGTATGGCTATAAAAGTCTCGCATAATTTGGGACTTGGAAAATGGAATGACAagcacaacaacttcatacccAACCACGTAGGAAGCTTCTTTATCTTCTTACGCGGCaacaaaacccaccacaacGCCATGTCAAGAGGCCACATTGGCTGCTGCCTATCCAGCTTCAACCAAACCCAGTCCTTCCCTGTCATGGAAGACCAGAAAAAACTCAGCTTTTCATCCCCAGAACCTGTGAACTACTCTCAAGAATTGGATGTGGCTGTCAGAACCGTGCAATTGGCATGCTCTCTCTGCCAGAGAGTTCAAAACAGTTTGATTTCTAAGACCAGCGATGGGGTTCAATCCAAAGATGACAATTCCCCTGTCACTGTTGCAG ATTGGAGTGTCCAAGCAACTGTGAGCTGCATCCTGTCAGAGTCTTTTGGGAGCAGTAATGTGTCCATTGTTGCTGAAGAAGATATTCAAAATCTTTCCAAGGCTAAGGCAGGTGGAGTATTAGAAACTGTGGTGAAAACAGTAAATGAATGCCTAGCTGAAGCGCCTCGCTATGGACTTAAAGGTCCGAAAATGGCTCTTGGGACAACAGAGGTTCTTGAAGCCATCAATCGATGCAACTCCATTGGAGGGCCTGCTGGGAGATTTTGGGCACTCGACCCTGTTGATGGCACATTGGGTTTTGTGCGAGGTGATCAATATGCTATAGCTCTGGCATTAATAGAGGATGGAGAAGTAGTGCTTGGAGTTCTTGGCTGTCCTAATTACCCAATGAGGAAGGAATGGCTCAACTATCATCACCGGTATCATAGAATTATATCTAAGTTGACCCCATCAACATCAGAATCATGGGACAAGGGTTGTGTGATTTATGCTAGAAGAGGTAGTGGGGAGGCTTGGATGCAACCACTGCTCCATGTAAATAAGAACTTAGTGTGGCCAAACTCTGCAAGACCTGTCCGAGTGTCCTCCATTGATAATCCATCATTGGCAACCTTCTGTGAACCGGTTGAGAAGGCAAATTCAAGTCATTCCTTCACAGCAGGGCTAGCTCACAGTGTCGGGCTCAG GAAGCAGCCATTGCGAGTATACAGCATGGTGAAGTACGCGGCTATAGCTCGTGGGGATGCCGAGATTTTTATGAAGTTTGCAAGGGCTGGCTACAAGGAGAAGATTTGGGATCATGCAGCTGGTGTAGTTATCATACAAGAGGCTGGTGGTGTAGTTACAGATGCTGGAGGGTGTCCACTGGACTTTTCAAAGGGCATATACTTAGAAGGTCTTGATCGAGGTGTAATTGCTAGCGCTGGAGCCAACCTACATGACAAGATCATCAGGGCTGTTGATGCTAGCTGGGACTCATCTGCTCTGTAA
- the LOC18778543 gene encoding uncharacterized protein LOC18778543: MKSPNSWIWVFKKRSAFSDGGKCGLKMKQLSFMGVVCTVMLFIVYRTTNYQYQAYQQTEMDAKWNPFDTVKDIFVTSKKLDSLPRGIIQARSDLELRPLWLTSGSRLKVDDYSHRNLLAIPVGIKQKDSVDAIVEKFLPENFTIILFHYDGNVDGWWDLEWSSNAIHIVAQNQTKWWFAKRFLHPDIVSIYDYVFLWDEDLGVENFHPGRYLEIVRQAGLEISQPALHPNSTDIHHRITIRARKKKFHRRVYDIRGSVKCTEASQTPPCTGFVEGMAPVFSRAAWHCTWHLIQNDLVHGWGLDMKLGYCAQGDRTTKVGVVDSEYVVHKGIQTLGDGGLSARKVSSRGKTSKKRGASGFDVRTEIRRQSTREFSIFKERWNNAVDEDMNWTDPFKSSIRRRKQRKRNTHLSS, encoded by the exons ATGAAGTCGCCAAACTCATGGATATGGGTGTTCAAGAAAAGGAGTGCTTTCTCTGATGGA GGAAAATGCGGATTGAAGATGAAGCAGCTGTCGTTTATGGGAGTTGTATGTACAGTAATGCTGTTCATTGTGTATAGAACCACCAACTACCAATATCAAGCTTATCAGCAGACAGAG ATGGACGCAAAATGGAATCCCTTTGACACAGTAAAG GATATTTTTGTGACTTCCAAAAAGTTGGACAGTTTACCTCGTGGCATAATACAAGCTAGGTCAGATTTAGAGCTAAGGCCTTTATGGTTGACAAGTGGGTCAAGGTTAAAG GTCGATGATTATAGCCATCGTAACTTGCTGGCTATTCCGGTTGGTATTAAGCAAAAGGATAGTGTTGATGCTATTGTGGAAAAG TTTCTTCCAGAAAACTTTACCATCATTCTATTCCATTATGATGGGAATGTTGATGGGTGGTGGGATCTTGAGTGGAGTAGCAATGCCATACACATAGTTGCCCAGAACCAAACAAAGTG GTGGTTTGCTAAACGCTTTCTACATCCAGATATTGTGTCCATTTATGATTACGTGTTTCTTTGGGATGAAGATTTGGGGGTTGAGAATTTTCATCCAGGAAG atatCTTGAAATTGTTAGACAAGCAGGACTGGAGATATCTCAGCCAGCTTTGCATCCAAATTCAACAGATATACATCATAGAATTACAATTCGTGCTAGAAAAAAGAAGTTCCATAG AAGAGTTTATGACATCAGAGGCAGTGTGAAGTGTACAGAAGCAAGTCAGACACCACCATGCACTGG GTTTGTGGAAGGTATGGCTCCGGTTTTTTCAAGAGCTGCCTGGCATTGTACTTGGCACCTTATACAG aATGATCTTGTACATGGATGGGGTCTGGACATGAAACTTGGATATTGTGCACAG GGAGACCGTACGACGAAGGTGGGAGTTGTTGATAGTGAATATGTTGTTCATAAGGGCATACAAACTTTGGGAGATGGTGGTTTGTCTGCAAGAAAG GTTTCCAGTCGTGGGAAGACAAGCAAG AAACGTGGTGCTTCAGGTTTTGATGTGCGAACTGAG ATTAGGAGGCAATCAACGCGGGAGTTTTCAATCTTCAAAGAGCGATGGAATAATGCTGTAGACGAGGACATGAACTGGACTGATCCATTTAAAAGTAGCATAAGACGCCGGAAACAGCGCAAACGAAACACCCATTTGAGCTCTTAA
- the LOC18778947 gene encoding secretory carrier-associated membrane protein 3 — MAGRYDSNPFAEEDEVNPFSNPGSVAPAKNSRLSPLPPERAGFNYGLGDTVDIPIDGNADLKKRERELQAKETELRKREEIVKRKEDAAARAGIVLEEKNWPAFFPIIHHDIANEIPIHLQRVQYVAFTTWLGIVLCLFWNIIAVTTAWIKGEGVKIWFLAVIYFIAGAPGSYVLWYRPLYRVFRSESALKYGWFFMFYLLHIGFCIFAAVAPPLIFKGKSLTGILAAVDVVGNHALVGIFYFIGFGMFCLESLLSIWVIQQVYMYFRGSGKAAEMRREGARGVVRAAL, encoded by the exons atGGCTGGTCGATACGATAGTAACCCTTttgctgaagaagatgaagtcaaTCCCTTCTCT AATCCTGGAAGTGTTGCTCCTGCCAAAAACTCAAGACTTTCACCTCTTCCTCCTGAGCGTGCTGGTTTCAATTATGGCCTTGGTGACACCGTTGATATACCTATCGATGGAAATGCA GATCTGAAAAAGAGGGAAAGGGAGCTCCAAGCTAAAGAAACTGAATTGAGAAAGCGGGAGGAG ATAGTAAAACGGAAAGAAGATGCGGCAGCACGTG CTGGAATTGTTCTTGAGGAAAAAAATTGGCCAGCTTTCTTCCCAATTATCCATCATGATATTGCAAATGAAATACCGATTCACTTACAAAGGGTGCAGTATGTTGCGTTTACAACATGGTTAG GAATTGTTCTTTGCCTTTTCTGGAATATAATAGCTGTTACTACAGCGTGGATTAAGGGCGAAG GGGTAAAAATCTGGTTCCTTGCTGTTATCTACTTCATAGCAGGGGCTCCTGGATCCTATGTCTTGTGGTACCGACCACTGTACCGAGTTTTCAG GTCCGAGAGTGCTTTGAAGTATGGATggtttttcatgttttatttG CTCCACATTGGCTTCTGCATCTTTGCTGCTGTTGCGCCTCCACTAATTTTCAAAGGAAAATCTCTCAC TGGCATTCTGGCTGCAGTTGATGTTGTGGGAAACCATGCTTTGGTTGGG ATCTTCTACTTCATTGGATTTGGAATGTTCTGTCTTGAATCATTGCTTAGCATCTGGGTTATTCAG CAAGTGTACATGTACTTCCGGGGAAGTGGTAAAGCGGCCGAAATGAGGCGTGAAGGAGCAAGAGGAGTTGTGAGGGCAGCGCTTTGA